In Dolichospermum flos-aquae CCAP 1403/13F, the following proteins share a genomic window:
- the rpsL gene encoding 30S ribosomal protein S12 — MPTIQQLIRSERELARQKTKSPALKQCPQRRGVCTRVYTTTPKKPNSALRKVARVRLTSGFEVTAYIPGIGHNLQEHSVVMIRGGRVKDLPGVRYHIIRGTLDTAGVKDRKQGRSKYGTKLPKAGKK; from the coding sequence ATGCCAACAATACAGCAGCTAATACGTAGTGAGCGCGAACTAGCGCGTCAGAAAACCAAGTCCCCTGCTCTGAAGCAATGCCCGCAACGGCGAGGCGTTTGCACCAGAGTATACACAACTACACCTAAAAAGCCTAACTCAGCACTCCGCAAGGTAGCCAGGGTAAGACTTACCTCTGGATTTGAAGTAACAGCTTACATCCCAGGTATCGGTCATAACTTACAAGAACATTCCGTAGTTATGATTCGTGGTGGTCGGGTCAAAGACTTGCCCGGAGTTAGATACCACATTATTCGTGGCACATTAGATACAGCCGGAGTTAAAGACCGCAAACAAGGCCGTTCCAAATATGGAACTAAGCTCCCAAAAGCAGGTAAAAAATAG
- a CDS encoding HesB/IscA family protein, giving the protein MIHFSPTAINEIGRLKSKQPSDTLFRLRVKSGGCADWFYDLAFDTTVQFQDRVLALDDIRVVIDPESLNYITGLSLDYSEDLTGGGFRFHNPQATSTCNCGNSFSISQ; this is encoded by the coding sequence ATGATTCATTTCAGTCCAACAGCCATTAATGAAATCGGGCGCTTAAAATCTAAACAACCATCAGATACCTTATTTCGCTTGCGAGTCAAATCTGGAGGTTGTGCTGATTGGTTTTACGATCTGGCTTTTGATACCACAGTCCAATTTCAAGATCGGGTTTTAGCGTTGGATGATATTCGCGTAGTTATAGACCCAGAAAGCCTAAATTACATCACTGGGTTATCACTAGATTATTCAGAAGATTTGACAGGTGGCGGTTTTCGCTTTCATAATCCCCAAGCAACATCCACCTGTAACTGTGGCAATTCTTTCTCTATTAGTCAGTAG
- a CDS encoding phosphomannose isomerase type II C-terminal cupin domain: MAKLSETAPNTLTLQPTINSRSIAAGELRPWGSFTVLEEGRGYKIKRIEVKPGHRLSLQMHHHRSEHWIVVSGTAKVVCGDQEILLSNNQSTYVPQCTTHRLENPGVIPLVLIEVQNGEYLGEDDIIRYQDDYARLEK, encoded by the coding sequence ATGGCTAAATTATCAGAAACTGCCCCAAATACTCTCACTCTGCAACCAACAATTAATTCTAGAAGTATTGCTGCTGGTGAATTACGTCCGTGGGGTTCGTTCACAGTCTTGGAAGAAGGGCGTGGATATAAAATTAAGCGAATTGAAGTCAAGCCCGGACATCGCCTCAGTTTACAAATGCACCACCACCGCAGTGAACACTGGATTGTTGTTTCCGGTACAGCTAAGGTAGTTTGTGGTGATCAAGAAATTTTACTAAGCAATAATCAATCTACTTATGTTCCCCAATGTACAACTCATCGGTTAGAAAATCCCGGTGTGATTCCCTTGGTTTTAATTGAAGTCCAAAATGGCGAATATCTCGGAGAAGATGATATTATTCGCTATCAAGATGATTATGCCCGTTTGGAAAAGTAG
- a CDS encoding phosphodiester glycosidase family protein yields MILKILNSVLPLLSTALCLTPTYGAFAQDTPSLLTPVPTSVSAGNQIILNGRILPGAWLQPTATTIKGQTYLSDGAVKQLIGIDLLNSSNPGKQPVQWFSGLTNPLIFNTNLSGGYRYLDITQLAQTAKWQIQANGNTLVISTPPSQLKNIRLGKQPKGDRVVLDLDIATPWQIRQELPVKKVVDPDEIISKSTTPPNREWTLTLDGIADPTLIQRYNSQPTTPPISVSIIQKVEVVNNQTILRLSIPFGQSLQVSTIPQPNRLVIDIQPDAMVEKTIAWAQGLQWRQQLVTLGTDRFPVVWLDINPRSVGLSIKPIITNPQTLTGTAPLIQTAQNYLAVAAVNGGYFNRNNKLPLGAIRRDNQWISGPILNRGAIAWNNNGQFYFGRLTLTETLITNNNQRLPISLLNTGYVQRGIARYTPVWGNTYTPLADNEIIVVVENNQVINQLAGDKSGITAIPIPQNGYLLIFRNQTPQLPMGTKVSLTSNTTTPEFSRYPHIIGAGPLLVQNRQIVLDGPAETFSPAFMKGQAVRSSICTTSRGNLMIAAVHNRAGGGGPTLEEQAKLMQTMGCINALNLDGGSSTSLYLGGQLLDRSPNTAARVHNGIGLFISPKRQ; encoded by the coding sequence ATGATCTTGAAAATCCTAAATTCTGTATTACCGCTACTGTCAACAGCACTGTGTTTGACTCCTACTTATGGGGCATTTGCTCAAGATACTCCTAGTTTACTAACTCCCGTTCCCACTTCCGTTAGTGCTGGTAATCAAATTATTCTCAATGGACGGATTTTACCAGGAGCATGGTTACAACCAACAGCAACCACCATTAAAGGACAAACTTATCTAAGTGATGGTGCAGTTAAGCAATTAATAGGGATAGATTTACTCAATAGCAGTAATCCTGGCAAACAACCAGTACAGTGGTTTTCTGGCTTGACAAATCCCCTCATTTTTAACACGAATCTTAGCGGAGGATATCGTTATTTAGATATTACTCAATTAGCCCAAACAGCTAAATGGCAAATTCAAGCTAATGGTAACACTTTGGTAATTTCTACTCCCCCTTCTCAACTGAAAAACATTCGTCTGGGTAAACAACCAAAAGGAGATAGAGTTGTCCTCGATTTAGATATAGCGACCCCTTGGCAAATTCGACAAGAATTACCAGTTAAAAAAGTAGTAGATCCTGATGAGATTATCTCTAAATCTACCACACCACCCAACAGAGAATGGACGCTTACCCTAGATGGTATTGCTGATCCGACTTTAATACAACGCTATAACTCTCAACCCACTACACCACCCATTTCCGTATCAATAATTCAAAAAGTGGAAGTGGTTAATAATCAAACAATTCTCCGTCTTAGTATTCCCTTTGGTCAGTCTCTACAAGTTAGCACTATTCCCCAACCCAATCGCTTAGTTATTGATATTCAACCTGATGCCATGGTGGAAAAAACTATTGCTTGGGCGCAGGGATTACAATGGCGACAGCAGTTGGTAACTTTAGGAACAGATCGCTTTCCTGTGGTTTGGTTAGATATTAACCCTCGGTCTGTGGGATTAAGTATTAAGCCTATAATTACTAATCCGCAAACATTAACTGGTACAGCCCCTTTAATCCAAACTGCTCAAAATTACTTAGCAGTAGCCGCAGTTAATGGTGGTTATTTTAACCGTAATAATAAATTACCTTTAGGCGCAATTCGGCGAGATAATCAGTGGATATCCGGTCCAATTCTTAACCGAGGAGCGATCGCTTGGAATAATAACGGACAATTTTATTTTGGTCGCCTCACCCTCACAGAAACCCTAATTACCAACAATAATCAACGTTTACCCATTTCCTTACTTAATACTGGCTATGTCCAACGCGGTATTGCTCGTTATACTCCAGTATGGGGAAATACTTATACACCTTTAGCTGATAATGAAATTATCGTAGTTGTCGAAAACAATCAAGTAATTAATCAGTTAGCAGGTGATAAAAGTGGTATAACTGCTATTCCCATTCCCCAAAATGGTTATCTCCTCATCTTCCGCAATCAGACACCACAATTACCCATGGGGACAAAAGTTTCCCTTACCAGCAACACCACCACACCTGAATTTAGTCGCTACCCCCACATTATTGGCGCAGGTCCCCTATTAGTCCAAAATCGGCAAATAGTCCTGGACGGACCAGCAGAAACATTCAGCCCTGCTTTTATGAAAGGTCAAGCAGTTCGTAGCAGTATTTGTACTACTTCCAGAGGTAATCTGATGATTGCTGCTGTACATAATCGGGCTGGTGGTGGTGGTCCAACCTTGGAGGAACAGGCAAAATTAATGCAAACAATGGGTTGTATCAATGCTTTAAATTTAGATGGTGGTAGTTCTACCAGTCTTTATTTAGGCGGTCAGTTACTTGACCGTTCCCCCAATACAGCAGCCCGTGTTCACAATGGGATTGGGCTTTTTATATCACCAAAGAGGCAATAG
- the gltB gene encoding glutamate synthase large subunit codes for MNHQPSNQGQQITVSDTNFPDTYPGQKWLVEERDACGVGFITHRQNIASHEILDQALTALTCLEHRGGCSADQDSGDGAGILTAIPWELLAQDKNHGIDFAKLSNMAVGMIFFPQDATAAKAAKAAFAQIAAEERLTILGWRVVPVRPEVLGMQAKENQPQIEQVIIYCADKSGDELERELYIASKRIMQAGRRISEDFYICSLSSRTIVYKGMVRSAVLGDFYEDLKNPAFKVAFAVYHRRFSTNTMPKWPLAQPMRLLGHNGEINTLLGNINWMMAREATLSHPIWEDRFDELKPLVNVNNSDSATLDNVLELLVRSGRSPLEGLMMMVPEAYKNQPSLAEYPEIVDFYEYYSGLQESWDGPALLVFSDGKKVGATLDRNGLRPARYVITKDDYIVVASEAGVVDFPEENILEKGRLGPGQMIAVDLNTQEILKNWEIKQRIAKQHPYGEWLQQHRQELSKLVKGQSVVNGNGNGNGNGNGHLSTNNEQLTTDKIDPQVLLQQQIAFGYTIEDVEMVIHPMASTGAEATFCMGDDIPLAVLSEKSHLLYDYFKQRFAQVTNPAIDPLREKLVMSLTVELGEKGNLLEPKPEYARRLKLESPVLTQTELEAIKLSGFATAELSTLFPIATGPNGLKTAVESLQKQAAESVRAGAKMLILSDRIGTGLAAEYTYIPPLLAIGAVHHHLIREGLRMKTSLIVDTAQCWSTHHFACLLGYGAGAVCPYMALDTVTAWWHEPKTQQFMTRGKIATLTLNQARENYRKAIESGLLKILSKMGISLLSSYQAAQIFEAIGIGGDLLALGFRGTTSRIGGLSVSELAQEVLSFHSKAFPELTAKKLENLGFVQYRPGGEYHMNSPELAKSLHKAVNGKQYDHYEVYKQHLQNRPVTALRDLLDFHSERSSIPIEEVESVSNIVKRFCTGGMSLGALSREAHETLAIAMNRIGGKSNSGEGGEDPVRYNVLNDVDRAGKSATLPHLNGLKNGDTAASAIRQIASGRFGVTPQYLATAQQLEIKIAQGAKPGEGGQLPGPKVSPYIAMLRRSKPGVTLISPPPHHDIYSIEDLAQLIFDLHQINPKAQVSVKLVAEIGIGTIAAGVAKANADIIQISGHDGGTGASPLSSIKHAGSPWELGLTEVHRVLMENRLRDRVILRVDGGLKSGWDVLIGALMGAEEFGFGSIAMIAEGCIMARICHTNNCPVGIASQKEELRKRFTGIPEHVVNFFYFIAEEVRSLLAKLGYRSLSEVIGRADLLTVRSEVKLNKTQALNLDCLTKLPDTKTNRSWLVHEEVHSNGPVLDDQLLADADIQTAIKRNGTVSKTVTVVNTDRTVGTRLTGAIASRHGDNGFTGQINLNFHGSVGQSFGAFNLDGVILNLVGEANDYVGKGMNGGEIIIQPPANATYDPAENVIVGNTCLYGATGGALFANGLAGERFAVRNSKGTAVIEGAGDHCCEYMTGGVIVVLGKVGRNVGAGMTGGLAYFLDEVGNFPDFVNHAIVKVQRVVSDVGRQQLYDLIKTHERRTGSPKAQEIIANWAEYLPKFWQLVPPSEADSPEAKTEEKQLSSV; via the coding sequence ATGAATCATCAACCATCGAATCAGGGTCAGCAAATTACAGTGTCAGATACTAATTTTCCAGATACATATCCAGGACAAAAGTGGTTAGTAGAAGAAAGGGATGCTTGTGGAGTCGGGTTTATTACCCATCGTCAAAATATTGCCAGTCATGAAATTTTGGATCAAGCCTTAACTGCTTTAACTTGCTTAGAACATAGAGGGGGTTGTAGTGCTGACCAAGATTCTGGAGATGGTGCGGGGATATTAACAGCGATTCCTTGGGAATTATTGGCACAAGACAAGAATCATGGCATTGATTTTGCCAAGCTGAGTAATATGGCTGTGGGGATGATATTTTTTCCCCAAGACGCAACAGCCGCAAAAGCTGCTAAGGCTGCATTTGCACAAATAGCAGCAGAGGAGAGATTAACTATACTGGGCTGGCGAGTAGTTCCGGTGCGTCCAGAAGTATTAGGGATGCAAGCAAAAGAAAATCAACCCCAAATAGAACAGGTGATCATTTATTGTGCTGATAAAAGCGGTGATGAACTAGAAAGAGAATTGTATATTGCCAGTAAACGCATTATGCAAGCGGGAAGAAGAATTTCTGAGGATTTCTACATCTGTTCCTTGTCTAGCCGGACAATTGTTTATAAAGGCATGGTGCGTTCCGCTGTCTTGGGGGATTTTTACGAAGATCTCAAAAATCCGGCTTTTAAAGTGGCATTTGCGGTATATCATCGCCGATTTAGTACCAATACCATGCCTAAATGGCCTTTAGCCCAACCCATGCGGCTATTAGGTCACAATGGAGAAATTAATACCCTATTGGGGAATATTAATTGGATGATGGCACGGGAAGCTACCCTTAGTCATCCGATTTGGGAAGATAGGTTTGACGAACTCAAGCCATTGGTAAACGTTAATAATAGCGATTCCGCTACTTTAGACAATGTACTAGAGTTATTGGTGCGTTCGGGACGCAGCCCCTTAGAAGGGTTAATGATGATGGTTCCTGAAGCGTACAAAAATCAACCTTCCTTGGCTGAATATCCCGAAATTGTGGATTTTTATGAATATTACAGCGGGTTGCAAGAATCATGGGATGGACCTGCACTGTTAGTATTTAGTGATGGTAAAAAAGTTGGGGCGACATTAGACCGCAATGGTTTAAGACCTGCACGTTATGTCATTACCAAAGATGATTATATCGTTGTTGCGTCCGAAGCTGGAGTTGTAGATTTCCCGGAAGAGAATATTCTCGAAAAAGGTAGACTTGGACCTGGACAAATGATTGCGGTGGATTTAAATACCCAGGAAATTCTCAAGAACTGGGAAATTAAACAACGCATTGCTAAACAGCATCCCTATGGGGAATGGTTGCAACAGCATCGCCAAGAATTGAGTAAATTAGTGAAGGGTCAGTCTGTAGTTAATGGCAATGGTAACGGTAATGGCAATGGTAATGGGCATTTGTCAACGAACAACGAACAACTGACCACTGACAAAATTGATCCCCAAGTTTTATTACAACAGCAAATTGCCTTTGGCTACACCATAGAAGATGTGGAAATGGTGATTCACCCCATGGCCAGCACTGGTGCAGAAGCAACTTTCTGTATGGGAGATGATATTCCTTTAGCGGTATTGTCAGAAAAATCCCATTTGCTGTATGACTATTTTAAACAGCGATTTGCTCAAGTTACCAATCCAGCAATTGACCCTTTACGGGAAAAGTTGGTGATGTCTCTGACGGTGGAATTGGGTGAAAAGGGGAATTTATTAGAACCCAAGCCAGAATACGCCCGCAGACTCAAGTTGGAGTCTCCTGTACTGACTCAAACAGAGCTGGAAGCTATTAAGTTGTCAGGATTTGCAACGGCTGAATTGTCAACTTTATTCCCCATAGCCACAGGCCCAAATGGTTTAAAAACGGCTGTGGAATCTTTGCAAAAACAAGCTGCGGAATCGGTGCGGGCTGGTGCGAAGATGCTCATATTAAGCGATCGCATAGGTACAGGCTTGGCTGCTGAATATACCTATATTCCCCCTTTATTAGCCATTGGTGCGGTTCATCATCACTTAATCCGTGAAGGGTTACGGATGAAAACATCCTTAATTGTGGATACAGCCCAATGTTGGAGTACCCATCACTTTGCTTGTTTGTTGGGTTATGGTGCGGGTGCAGTTTGTCCCTATATGGCTTTAGATACTGTAACTGCTTGGTGGCATGAACCTAAAACTCAGCAGTTTATGACTAGGGGCAAAATTGCCACTTTGACTTTAAACCAAGCCAGAGAAAATTATCGCAAAGCTATAGAATCGGGTTTGCTGAAAATCCTTTCTAAGATGGGAATTTCCCTACTTTCCAGTTATCAAGCAGCGCAAATATTTGAAGCGATTGGGATTGGTGGTGATTTGTTGGCTTTGGGTTTCCGAGGAACAACTTCCCGCATTGGTGGTTTAAGTGTGAGTGAGTTGGCACAAGAGGTGCTATCTTTCCACAGTAAGGCTTTCCCAGAATTGACGGCGAAGAAGTTGGAAAATTTAGGTTTTGTGCAATACCGTCCCGGTGGTGAATACCACATGAATAGCCCAGAATTGGCTAAGTCGCTGCATAAGGCTGTCAATGGTAAGCAGTATGACCATTATGAGGTTTATAAACAACATCTGCAAAATCGTCCGGTGACGGCGTTGCGTGATTTGCTAGACTTCCACAGCGAGCGCTCATCAATTCCAATAGAAGAGGTAGAATCAGTTAGTAATATTGTTAAACGTTTCTGTACCGGGGGAATGTCTTTAGGGGCGTTATCACGAGAAGCACATGAAACTTTAGCGATCGCCATGAATCGCATTGGTGGTAAATCTAATTCTGGTGAAGGTGGAGAAGATCCGGTTCGTTACAATGTTTTAAATGATGTGGATAGGGCTGGTAAATCTGCGACGCTTCCTCATCTCAATGGATTAAAAAATGGTGACACGGCTGCAAGTGCCATTAGACAAATTGCATCGGGACGGTTCGGCGTTACTCCCCAATACTTAGCTACAGCCCAACAATTAGAAATCAAAATTGCCCAAGGTGCAAAACCAGGAGAAGGTGGACAGTTACCAGGACCCAAGGTAAGCCCCTATATTGCCATGTTGCGCCGTTCTAAGCCCGGTGTAACTTTGATTTCTCCACCACCACACCATGATATTTATTCCATTGAAGACTTAGCCCAGTTGATTTTTGACTTGCACCAAATTAACCCGAAAGCCCAAGTTTCGGTGAAATTGGTCGCAGAAATTGGAATTGGGACAATTGCGGCAGGTGTGGCTAAAGCTAACGCCGATATTATCCAAATTTCCGGTCATGATGGTGGTACTGGTGCATCACCGCTTTCTTCGATTAAACACGCAGGTAGTCCCTGGGAATTGGGTTTAACAGAAGTACATCGGGTCTTGATGGAAAATAGGTTGCGCGATCGCGTCATCTTGCGTGTAGATGGTGGTCTGAAAAGCGGCTGGGATGTCCTGATTGGGGCGTTAATGGGGGCGGAGGAGTTTGGGTTTGGTTCGATAGCCATGATTGCGGAAGGCTGCATTATGGCGCGGATTTGCCATACTAATAATTGTCCTGTGGGGATAGCTTCTCAGAAGGAAGAATTGCGGAAACGGTTTACCGGCATTCCTGAACACGTTGTGAATTTCTTCTACTTTATTGCGGAAGAGGTGCGTAGTCTGTTGGCTAAATTGGGATATCGTTCTTTATCAGAAGTAATTGGTCGCGCTGATTTGTTAACGGTGCGTTCTGAAGTCAAACTGAATAAAACCCAAGCTTTGAATTTGGATTGTTTAACTAAACTACCAGACACAAAAACTAATCGTAGTTGGTTAGTACATGAAGAAGTTCACAGCAATGGACCAGTGTTGGATGATCAGTTACTAGCAGATGCAGATATTCAAACGGCAATTAAGAGAAATGGCACAGTTAGTAAAACCGTTACCGTCGTCAATACCGATAGAACCGTCGGTACAAGGTTAACGGGAGCGATCGCATCTCGACATGGTGACAACGGCTTTACAGGGCAAATAAACCTGAATTTCCACGGTAGTGTGGGGCAAAGCTTCGGCGCATTTAACCTCGATGGTGTGATTCTCAACCTGGTAGGGGAAGCTAACGACTATGTAGGGAAGGGAATGAACGGTGGGGAAATTATTATTCAGCCCCCAGCAAATGCCACTTATGACCCAGCAGAAAACGTGATTGTGGGGAATACCTGCCTTTATGGGGCGACAGGTGGGGCGTTATTTGCCAATGGTTTAGCTGGAGAACGGTTTGCGGTGCGGAACTCTAAAGGTACAGCCGTGATTGAAGGGGCTGGTGATCATTGCTGCGAGTATATGACTGGTGGTGTGATTGTTGTTCTGGGTAAGGTTGGCCGCAACGTGGGTGCAGGAATGACCGGCGGTTTAGCTTATTTCCTTGATGAAGTCGGTAATTTCCCTGATTTTGTCAATCATGCCATTGTCAAGGTGCAACGAGTTGTAAGTGATGTGGGCAGACAACAATTGTATGATCTCATTAAAACTCACGAGCGTCGCACTGGTTCACCTAAAGCCCAGGAAATTATCGCCAATTGGGCAGAATATTTACCTAAGTTCTGGCAATTAGTACCACCTTCTGAAGCTGATAGTCCCGAAGCAAAAACTGAGGAAAAACAGTTAAGTTCTGTGTAA
- a CDS encoding helicase-related protein → MAYATLRYQQTLLNFDLLLAAQAHQEKTLLLKDGTTEKVDFKQYLIQEIEKIFIKYTPRDIYYKILFELFGNQVLEIDNDPDFNRQVGRLENTAIFSALYEFQKKGVLSLIRMLQKYDGAILADAVGLGKTWSALAVLKFFQMQGREVILLCPKKLESNWRRYKEDQASKFESDKLKFFIRFHTDMNSDRLNSYSDRADKFFCDDKPKLIVIDESHNLRNDKSSRYKFLVDEILKNNQDIKVLLISATPINNSLNDVRNQFKLMVQGDIHGYDSKLGVKNIDYCFKQAQTIFNEWRRDTKPQIGNFIKKLSDNDFFRLTDSLLVARTRKMVEGQQTNLLFPTKTKPKNLFVTPHQLGNFETFEELFDHFPPMLSGYQPAFYLDDESDNKKDAKKDILRDEKSRDRFLVKMIYILMVKRLESSWFSFYSTVEKIKDHHQNALDKIKAYQANKVKTLLLEDDVYTLENENDENDDFTQIVEEYTLGDKRPISIAEIDQSGNLDKFKEDLKKDLDALDKLYINLQKFEIKIDKEIQKSQQFKSCDDKLERLIIEIIKKRKSGANNHNQKVVIFTVYRDTAMYLFNQLQARGFDKIAIASGTGSYSDDSQQKQKMEAILERFAPYTKLFCEKEWAFTSEKSGLEAFAAWQEWVKDNHPETYHKLKKPIDILIATDALSEGQNLQDADMVINYDIHWNPVRIIQRMGRIDRLGSPNQEIFGINFWPSDNINSYLNLQGRIEQRMAAMKLAGAEVDHQFSDSFAKMVHDEEFDQKMNDLMMRQMQTTWDDIEVSNQGLGFDSLSLERYRQDLLAEFNRDKDKYRQMPKGVYTGFTVVQKSGIHDDLNDNLHDGIIALLGYPAKPAKKLDHQYQVFDLIYIDKSGKLILKNQKEVLDLLTLYKDNERFVPDAIDRGEAVAVAELVNALKTWLTSQAVQEEQMEDGSVKKTMGNETLGILQGLKRGNKASIDRIKQNVTVDGKYQLSNFDLISWVLVTV, encoded by the coding sequence ATGGCTTACGCCACGCTACGCTATCAGCAAACCCTACTTAATTTTGATTTACTACTTGCTGCTCAAGCTCATCAAGAAAAAACTCTCTTATTGAAAGATGGAACAACTGAAAAGGTAGATTTCAAGCAATATCTAATTCAGGAAATTGAAAAAATATTTATTAAATATACTCCCAGAGATATTTACTACAAGATATTATTTGAGTTATTTGGTAATCAAGTTTTAGAAATTGACAATGATCCAGACTTTAATCGTCAAGTTGGTAGATTAGAAAATACTGCTATTTTTTCTGCTCTTTATGAATTTCAAAAAAAGGGTGTTCTCAGTCTAATTAGAATGTTGCAAAAATATGATGGAGCTATTTTAGCAGATGCGGTAGGTTTAGGAAAAACTTGGAGTGCTTTGGCTGTACTGAAGTTTTTTCAAATGCAAGGACGGGAAGTTATATTACTTTGTCCTAAAAAGTTAGAGAGTAATTGGAGACGCTATAAGGAAGATCAAGCATCAAAATTTGAATCTGATAAACTGAAATTTTTTATTCGTTTTCATACCGATATGAACAGCGATCGCCTAAATTCCTATAGCGATCGCGCTGATAAGTTTTTTTGTGATGACAAACCCAAATTAATTGTCATTGATGAAAGTCATAATCTCAGAAATGATAAATCTAGTCGTTATAAATTTTTAGTTGATGAAATTTTAAAAAATAATCAAGATATCAAAGTTTTACTAATATCTGCAACTCCCATTAATAATTCTCTAAATGATGTAAGAAATCAATTTAAGTTAATGGTTCAAGGTGATATACATGGCTATGATAGCAAATTAGGTGTAAAAAACATTGATTATTGCTTTAAACAAGCACAGACTATATTTAACGAGTGGCGCAGAGATACAAAACCTCAAATCGGTAATTTTATTAAAAAGCTCTCAGACAATGATTTTTTTAGGTTAACAGATTCTCTATTAGTTGCGAGAACTAGAAAAATGGTGGAAGGTCAACAGACAAATTTACTATTTCCTACTAAGACAAAGCCTAAAAATTTATTTGTCACACCACATCAACTTGGTAATTTTGAAACCTTTGAGGAATTGTTTGATCATTTTCCACCAATGTTATCAGGATATCAGCCAGCTTTTTATTTAGATGATGAATCAGATAATAAAAAAGACGCTAAGAAAGATATATTACGTGATGAAAAATCACGCGATCGCTTTTTAGTGAAAATGATTTATATTTTGATGGTTAAGCGATTAGAGTCTTCTTGGTTTTCCTTTTACTCAACAGTAGAAAAAATCAAAGATCATCATCAAAATGCTTTAGATAAAATTAAAGCATATCAAGCAAACAAGGTAAAAACCTTATTATTAGAAGATGATGTTTATACTTTAGAAAATGAAAATGATGAAAATGATGATTTTACTCAAATAGTGGAAGAATATACATTAGGTGACAAACGCCCTATCAGTATTGCAGAAATTGATCAATCTGGTAATTTAGATAAGTTTAAAGAGGATCTCAAAAAAGATTTAGACGCTCTCGATAAGCTGTATATTAATTTACAAAAATTTGAGATCAAAATTGATAAAGAAATTCAAAAATCCCAGCAGTTTAAATCCTGTGATGATAAGTTAGAAAGACTGATTATAGAGATTATCAAAAAGCGTAAATCAGGAGCAAATAACCATAATCAAAAAGTAGTAATTTTTACAGTTTATCGTGATACAGCGATGTATTTATTTAACCAACTTCAAGCTAGAGGTTTTGATAAAATTGCGATCGCATCAGGAACAGGTTCATACTCCGATGATAGCCAACAAAAACAGAAAATGGAGGCTATTCTGGAAAGATTTGCACCCTATACAAAGCTATTTTGTGAAAAAGAATGGGCTTTTACCTCTGAAAAATCAGGTCTTGAAGCTTTTGCAGCATGGCAAGAATGGGTTAAAGATAATCACCCTGAAACTTACCACAAACTCAAGAAACCCATAGATATTTTGATTGCTACGGATGCTTTAAGTGAAGGGCAAAATTTACAAGATGCTGATATGGTAATTAATTATGATATTCATTGGAATCCTGTACGAATTATCCAACGTATGGGTAGAATTGATCGGTTAGGTAGTCCTAATCAAGAAATTTTTGGGATTAACTTTTGGCCATCAGATAATATTAATTCCTATCTGAATTTACAAGGAAGAATTGAACAGCGTATGGCAGCGATGAAGTTGGCAGGAGCAGAGGTGGATCATCAATTTTCTGATAGTTTTGCCAAGATGGTTCATGATGAAGAATTTGATCAAAAAATGAATGATCTGATGATGCGACAAATGCAAACTACATGGGATGATATTGAAGTTAGTAATCAAGGTTTAGGCTTTGATAGTTTGTCTTTAGAGCGATATCGTCAGGATTTATTAGCAGAATTTAATCGTGATAAAGATAAATATCGCCAAATGCCAAAAGGTGTATATACAGGATTTACAGTAGTGCAGAAATCTGGTATTCATGATGATTTGAATGATAATTTGCATGATGGTATTATTGCTTTGTTGGGGTATCCTGCCAAACCAGCTAAAAAATTAGATCATCAATATCAAGTGTTTGATTTAATTTACATTGATAAATCAGGTAAATTAATTTTAAAAAATCAAAAAGAAGTTTTAGATTTGCTAACCTTATATAAGGATAACGAGCGTTTTGTTCCTGATGCAATTGATCGCGGTGAAGCGGTGGCAGTCGCAGAGTTAGTAAACGCGCTTAAAACTTGGTTAACCAGTCAAGCAGTACAAGAGGAGCAAATGGAAGATGGTTCTGTCAAAAAGACGATGGGTAATGAAACTCTGGGAATTTTGCAAGGTTTAAAAAGAGGTAATAAGGCTTCTATAGATAGAATTAAGCAAAATGTTACAGTTGATGGTAAATATCAGCTAAGTAATTTCGATTTAATCAGTTGGGTATTAGTTACAGTATAA